One window of Camelina sativa cultivar DH55 chromosome 4, Cs, whole genome shotgun sequence genomic DNA carries:
- the LOC104783427 gene encoding uncharacterized protein LOC104783427 encodes MDAETMVDADVGNTDTLIAAGPEAGEKQPDNDKPESSGATDVNRQPNVVPSSQEQWETMKAMMAQLDVLTKALVPDPVVPTVRSKIVAGTIGVGPGDSPRKRKDYLDALEHVTRLKTKHFSGSTDPIVADEWRSRLVRNFNSTRCPEEYQKDIAVHFLEEEAHDWWVSVEKRTGGQVLTYADFEIEFNKKFFPPEAWDRLESEYLNLVQGVMTVRAYDVEFSRLRRFVGKEIEDEKAQVRRFIRGLRVDIRNHCVNGVFNSVVEVVERAAMIEAGIEEEKQLKREKVSSRSTHPAKTTDQKRKWDKVDNARSEPRYGECKTCGKYHSGSCWKTVGACGRCGSKDHEIRNCPRMDNGNGPRTCYLCGKEGHFKRECPKLDQRGNRGEETLPPPPKKQAVAPRVYELSEETADGNYRAITGM; translated from the coding sequence ATGGACGCGGAGACTATGGTCGATGCGGACGTAGGGAACACGGACACCCTGATTGCAGCCGGACCTGAGGCTGGAGAAAAACAACCGGATAATGATAAGCCGGAGAGTAGCGGAGCTACGGACGTGAATAGGCAACCGAATGTTGTACCATCGTCCCAGGAACAGTGGGAAACGATGAAGGCCATGATGGCACAGCTGGACGTGCTCACAAAGGCGTTGGTACCGGATCCTGTGGTACCAACGGTACGTAGCAAGATTGTTGCGGGGACCATTGGGGTAGGTCCTGGAGATTCTCCGAGAAAGAGAAAGGACTACCTTGATGCACTGGAGCATGTCACGAGGCTAAAGACAAAACATTTCTCGGGTAGTACGGACCCGATTGTGGCTGACGAGTGGAGGAGTCGACTTGTAAGGAATTTCAACTCCACTCGCTGCCCGGAGGAGTATCAAAAGGACATTGCTGTCCATTTCCTGGAAGAGGAAGCCCATGACTGGTGGGTATCAGTGGAGAAACGTACAGGTGGTCAAGTCCTAACCTATGCGGACTTCGAGATAGAATTCAACAAGAAATTCTTTCCCCCGGAGGCTTGGGATCGACTGGAAAGCGAGTACCTGAACCTGGTACAAGGGGTAATGACGGTACGCGCGTATGACGTTGAGTTCAGTCGCCTTAGGCGCTTTGTGGGAAAGGAAATTGAGGATGAGAAAGCACAAGTACGTCGCTTTATCCGTGGACTAAGGGTAGACATCCGCAACCATTGCGTGAACGGTGTCTTTAACTCGGTCGTGGAAGTGGTGGAAAGGGCGGCTATGATCGAAGCTGGGATAGAGGAAGAGAAACAGCTCAAACGCGAGAAAGTTTCTTCTCGTTCGACTCACCCAGCCAAAACCACCGACCAAAAGAGGAAGTGGGACAAGGTGGATAACGCAAGGTCTGAACCCAGGTATGGGGAGTGCAAGACTTGCGGAAAGTACCATAGCGGTTCTTGCTGGAAGACCGTGGGTGCATGCGGACGCTGTGGAAGTAAGGACCATGAGATCCGAAACTGTCCAAGGATGGACAATGGCAATGGGCCAAGGACCTGCTACTTATGCGGGAAGGAGGGACATTTTAAAAGGGAATGTCCAAAGCTTGATCAACGGGGAAACCGTGGTGAGGAAACTTTACCGCCACCACCAAAGAAACAGGCTGTTGCACCACGCGTGTATGAGCTGTCTGAGGAAACTGCCGATGGGAACTACAGGGCGATTACTGGTATGTAA
- the LOC109132410 gene encoding LOW QUALITY PROTEIN: putative defensin-like protein 254 (The sequence of the model RefSeq protein was modified relative to this genomic sequence to represent the inferred CDS: inserted 2 bases in 1 codon) — MKNISFKSILLVXLFLSPSSLVRQNFAYVDKCDTDETCMQNCFCDNAYCDKKCHICVYKLYGMDSVDISSSKQHGIQDHKGCGNGAPPPRRLRL, encoded by the exons ATGaaaaacatttcatttaaaAGTATACTATTGGT TCTCTTCTTGTCGCCGTCTTCTTTGGTAA gACAAAATTTTGCGTACGTGGATAAGTGCGATACAGACGAGACATGCATGCAAAACTGTTTTTGCGACAATGCGTACTGCGACAAAAAATGCCATATTTGCGTGTATAAATTATATGGTATGGATTCAGTTGATATCAGTTCTTCCAAGCAGCATGGTATTCAAGATCATAAAGGTTGTGGCAATGGAGCACCTCCACCGCGAAGATTGAGATTATAA